The following proteins are co-located in the Hemicordylus capensis ecotype Gifberg chromosome 11, rHemCap1.1.pri, whole genome shotgun sequence genome:
- the NONO gene encoding non-POU domain-containing octamer-binding protein isoform X1 has product MQGNKGFAMEKQNHTPRKQQHQHHQQQHQQPPQQQQSAPANGQQANNQKRFCTLFPSDEGLTIDLKNFRKPGEKTFTQRSRLFVGNLPPDITEEEMRKLFEKYGKAGEVFIHKDKGFGFIRLETRTLAEIAKVELDNMPLRGKQLRVRFACHSASLTVKNLPQFISNELLEEAFSMFGQVERAVVIVDDRGRPSGKGIVEFSGKPAARKALDRCSEGSFLLTMFPRPVTVEPMDQYDDEEGLPEKLVIKNQQYHKEREQPPRFAQPGSFEYEYAMRWKALIEMEKQQQEQVDRNIKEAREKLELEMEAARHEHQVMLMRQDLMRRQEELRRMEELHNQEVQKRKQLELRQEEERRRREEEMRRQQEEMMRRQQEGFKGAYPDAREPPDMRMGQMGMGGAIGMNNRGTMGGTSVPAGPPPATGPGPMIPDGAMGMTPPPPTDRFGQGNAMEGLGTMGGSTAGFNRGAPGGDFGPNKRRRY; this is encoded by the exons AGCGATTCTGTACCTTATTCCCCTCAGATGAAGGCCTGACGATTGACCTGAAGAATTTCCGGAAACCCGGAGAGAAGACCTTCACCCAGAGGAGTCGCCTCTTTGTGGGGAATTTGCCTCCCGATATTACAGAGGAGGAAATGAGGAAGCTCTTTGAAAAATATGGGAAGGCGGGTGAAGTCTTCATTCATAAGGACAAAGGCTTTGGTTTCATCAGGCTG GAAACGCGGACACTGGCAGAGATCGCAAAGGTGGAACTGGACAACATGCCACTGCGTGGGAAGCAGCTGCGAGTGCGCTTTGCATGCCACAGCGCCTCACTGACTGTCAAGAACCTCCCCCAGTTTATTTCCAATGAGCTGCTAGAGGAGGCCTTCTCCATGTTTGGCCAGGTGGAGAGGGCTGTGGTGATTGTGGACGACAGAGGCAGACCTTCTGGGAAAGGCATTGTGGAGTTCTCGGGAAAGCCAGCTGCTAGGAAAGCCCTGGACAGATGTAGTGAGGGATCCTTCTTGCTAACTAT GTTCCCTCGGCCTGTTACTGTGGAGCCCATGGATCAGTACGACGATGAGGAAGGGCTGCCGGAGAAACTGGTCATCAAGAACCAGCAGTACCACAA GGAGCGTGAGCAGCCTCCCCGTTTTGCACAGCCCGGCTCCTTTGAATACGAATATGCGATGCGTTGGAAGGCCTTGATTGAGatggaaaagcagcagcaagagcaagtGGACCGCAACATCAAAGAGGCACGTGAGAAGCTGGAGCTGGAGATGGAGGCAGCTCGTCACGAGCATCAGGTCAtgctcatgaggcaag ACTTAATGAGGCGCCAGGAAGAACTGAGGAGAATGGAGGAGCTGCACAACCAGGAGGTGCAGAAGCGCAAGCAGCTGGAACTCAG GCAAGAAGAGGAACGCAGGCGCCGCGAGGAAGagatgaggaggcagcaggaggagatgaTGAGGCGGCAGCAAGAAGGATTTAAGGGGGCCTACCCTGATGCG AGAGAGCCTCCAGATATGCGGATGGGACAGATGGGAATGGGAG GTGCTATCGGCATGAACAACAGAGGGACAATGGGGGGCACCAGCGTTCCAGCGGGACCACCTCCTGCCACTGGTCCTGGTCCAATGATTCCTGATGGAGCCATGGGAATG ACTCCTCCTCCACCCACCGATCGCTTTGGCCAGGGCAATGCGATGGAAGGACTTGGAACGATGGGAGGAAGCACAGCAGGATTCAACAGAGGAGCTCCTGGGGGGGATTTTGGCCCTAACAAGCGTCGCCGATACTAA
- the LOC128335639 gene encoding mitochondrial ornithine transporter 1-like, whose translation MPTEQATIHPLVQMFIDLTAGAAGGVACVVSGQPFDTIKVKMQTFPSMYRGFFDCSVKTYHQEGMYGLYQGTTPALLANVAENAVLFACYGFCQQLVRHLFGLGNVLELSDLHSAIAGSFSSVFSSMVLCPTELVKCRMQALHEMKVTGQTALSRRSSTWAVVKAIFQSEGPLGFFQGLTSTWLREVPGYFFFFGGYEISRSFFLQAGQSKEELGALPVTVSGGIGGAAFWLAVYPIDSVKSRIQVLSMAGRQDGFLLSFLHILRTEGFMTLYCGLMPTVLRALPSNGALFLAYELTQKRLASLVTRET comes from the exons ATGCCTACTGAACAGGCCACGATCCACCCGCTGGTGCAAATGTTTATTGATCTCACTGCTGGAGCAGCAG GGGGTGTGGCGTGTGTGGTCAGTGGGCAGCCCTTTGACACCATCAAGGTGAAGATGCAAACCTTCCCAAGCATGTACCGCGGCTTCTTTGACTGTTCGGTCAAGACCTACCATCAGGAGGGGATGTATGGGCTCTACCAGGGCACCACCCCAGCCTTGCTGGCCAACGTCGCTGAGAACGCTGTGCTCTTTGCCTGTTACGGGTTCTGCCAGCAGCTAGTGAGGCATCTCTTTGGACTGGGAAATGTTCTAGAGCTCAG CGACTTGCACAGTGCCATTGCTGGCTCATTCTCTTCTGTCTTCTCCTCCATGGTTCTGTGCCCCACGGAGCTGGTGAAGTGCCGGATGCAGGCTCTTCATGAGATGAAGGTCACGGGGCAGACGGCTCTGTCAAGACGCAG CTCCACCTGGGCCGTGGTGAAAGCCATCTTCCAGTCTGAGGGCCCCCTGGGTTTCTTCCAGGGTCTGACCAGTACGTGGCTGAGGGAGGTCCCTggctatttcttcttcttcgggGGCTACGAGATCAGCCGAAGCTTCTTTCTCCAGGCCGGACAGTCAAAGGAGGAGCTGG GTGCTCTCCCAGTGACTGTCAGTGGCGGCATTGGTGgtgctgctttctggctggccgtcTACCCCATTGACTCGGTCAAGTCCCGGATTCAGGTGCTTTCCATGGCTGGGCGGCAAGATGGCTTCCTGCTTTCCTTCCTGCACATCCTGCGGACAGAAG GGTTTATGACCCTCTATTGTGGACTGATGCCCACCGTCCTCCGTGCACTGCCCTCCAACGGTGCCCTCTTCCTTGCCTATGAATTGACCCAGAAAAGGCTGGCCAGTCTGGTCACGAGGGAGACCTGA